A window of Oryza glaberrima chromosome 2, OglaRS2, whole genome shotgun sequence genomic DNA:
ggtgaacttattcctttatttAACATTCTCTAAGTGCAGTTAGCGGGAAATTCCGGCCAGATTTATTGGGCTTATATGGGCCTAGAGGGCTAGATGTCTCTAGAATCTAGATCGGCGGCCGGGCTCCCACCACTCCACACTCCACAGGAATGCTACCACCACTCGTGTCTGCGCTTTCGCCACGGCCTCCGTCGCGTGGGCGCGAGGAGGATGCAAACGGAGGAGGCagccggcgaggtggtgggAGGCGTTGTCTCCGGCGGTGGCGCTTGGCGAGTGAGGCTGGTGCGGGCGCTCGGTGCCTCGGTGCTGACCGCGAAGAGAGGGGGCTTGCGGGCAAGGCATGCAGCTCaggtgctcgacgaaatgccgcACGAGGGGAAGGCGCTGTTCCAGCTGCGGCCTTCGGGGATGAGCGCGCGGCAGGGTCAACCGCCGTGAACTTACAGTGGGATCTGGGCCAGGATGCTCGGTTTGACCGGGTTGCCGCGATGGCGTGGCGGAGGCAGAGTCAGAGGCAGAGCACTGTTGCCATGGACATGATGGCCCCCAATTGGGCACCTGCTGCTTTCTTGTGTCACTGGGGCAGATGTCTTGACACGATGACAACCGGGCAGTGGAGATTGAAGAGATCTAGATGTGTGATCGATGTCGCCTATGCGGGGTTGCGCTCAGGCTCAGCTACACGGCTCATACTTGCTGACATACGAATTGATCTTGATCAGAGTGGTTGTTCTAGTAGCAATATCTGATGGCAACAAGATCAATTTCCCAGATAGCAAGAACCATCGATCCATTCTGTGCGTCTTCCTGTCAAGACCTCAGCTCAGTGTTCATCAGTTGATGATCAAGTGACACCATGATGCAGAGTTACATGTTTCAATCAAGGCAAACCAGAAATCTCGTCAGAAGCTTCACGTCCTACATCTGCACAGGGGCagcaaaaccagaaatctcctGGTCATCAAGTCCTCAACTCAAGGCTTATAAATAGAAAGGCCCCAGGCTTCTTTGTATCCAAACACCTCTTCACATTTTTCCCTCCAAGAAACCGACCCGCTCCACTCCACCCCGCCACGCAAGAAACCAAGAACTCCTCGACCGCCGGCTCGAGGCCACGGCcacccacccaccgccgccgggaagCAGCGATTCTTCCTCGGGAAGGAGGACACCGCCGGCCATGGATCCGGAGGCGGAGGAAGCGCAGCTTCGCCTCGAGATGGAGTTGGCAAAGAAGGCCAAGGCGGACATGTCTGGGTTGCAACGCTCCAGCAGCCTCGGCTTGGACCACGCCGGCTTGTATCCGCTGCCATTGCCGCCAGGGTGGCGGTCCGCCCCAACCTCGCCCCTGAGGACACCATCGAGCCCGCCCCCGCTCCAGTTCCCGCCGGCGTGGGCGGCTGATGTTGCCGGCACGTCGGGCTCGGCGGCGCCCGAGGACGATGGCCCAGCAAGAAATGCCGGCGCTGATGAAGCCACGGCTGGGTCTGCGCCCAAGAACGAGGACCCAGCAAGAGCTGCGGGCGCCGATGATGGCCCCACGAGGTCTGACTACGCCGCGATGATGCGGATGGCATTGGCCAAGTTCCAAGACGACGATGCTgctgccgacgacgaggaggcggcgtccGCGGTGATGGAGCAGGCGATGACCGGCCTCATGGACCTCACCTACCGCAAAGCGAAGCCTCCAGAGCTGCCTTACGAGTTCGCCACAAGATGGCCTATTCCTATTGCTCATGTAAGTGCCTGCTCCTTGGTCTCTTGACTCTGAATTCTTGGCATTTCTTGTCGAGGCTTCCAGCTCTGTTCATGTTCTTGTCATCTTTGCCTCTTTGCAAACCCGCCTCCTTGTTCtgtttcttgtttgtttttgcTGCTGGTGGGTAGTAGGAATTTCTTTGTTCCTGTTTGTTTTAGGACGAGGAATTTCCTAAGGAGATCAATTGCATTTCTTTCTGCATCTATTTTGTTTGTTGTTGTGCAAGAACTGCCTGCTGTTTGATTCTTTCCCTGCATCGTGATCAGTGATCACCAATGGGAAACATCTTGTGCTATTTATGATCAATGAAGAATTCCCTTTCCTTTAGTTGGGCATTATTAATTAGCATCTGGTTGAATTTCCTTACACGCGCTCGAATTCGATCATGCGTGCAAGTCCCATGGCATCTTGCCTGACAGTTGCATTCAGTCAAATCGATTGACCCATCTCTGCTTCTTCATACGTATGATAGTTGCATCGAATCAAAAGTTTGATCCATTTCTTACCCACCTACACTAATCCTACAATTATGTCTGTTCACAGGATGGTACGCTTCAAGCGGAAGTAATGCGTGATCCTGTTATCTTGCCTTCTGGATATGTAAGTGACAAGATTGCCCCTTTGCTAGGATTTTATCCAATTTTGTTTTAGATAATGGAGGTTTTTATCCAGTTGGAATTCTGTATAATTATCTGCTGGGTGTTTTCAGTTTTGTTTGTTGTAGCTGATGTTCTGCCAAAAAGCTAAGATTGTCAGAAACCAGGCAAATTATCTATCACCAATTGACAAAACATTGATTCGTTGTACTTATACACTTGTTACACTGGATGGTAGTAATTAGTGTCCTTGTTTAAATATTGTTATTTACAATGCACTTCTAGTTTTTAGGCTTCACTTGCCGAACACTAAAATGCAAATCCTCTTGGATTAGATTTACTCTTGAGTTTGCATCATCTTAAATCTTAGATTCctattttttaatctttcaaatCAAATGCTAACCTTCTCTTGGTTCTGTTAAAATTAACACCCGCTTCCTGCTTTCTGTAGTAGTTTGAATTGTCAAATGCTGCTTAGGTTTGATACTTTATTCATGCACGTTATGATGGTTCATAAGTTCATCTTATGATATAATGACTAGAATGTATAGTGATCCTGAAGGATAGAACACGGgacaaaataataattttaccCTAGTTTCTTTCATTTCCATTCATGCATAGTCTTTTGCCCCTTTTTCTATAATATCCTGTACCATAACTTATGAACATTTTGGCGATTTAGCATTCTATTGCTTGATATATTGATtagtaaaacttttttttttgccacaataAGTTACTGTGTGCTGTTTTTCTGAAGTTAGCTATGGTGGTTATGTTCTGCAAATCCACCATGATTTGGATTATCCCAGTAACCATATTTTGCTTGTTTGGTTGCAGTCTGTTGATCAAACATACCAAAACAACCAAAAACGGCAGAATCCATGGACAAATACCAGCACATTTACTGATCACTCCTTGCCCTACTCTCTCTCTGTTCCAAACCACCTTCTCCGTGACATGATTTCTGCATGGTGCCTCGATCACTCGGACCTTTCCCCATCTACCACTTCTGATACACCTTCCACTCCCTTGGAACCTTCAGAGGAGGAACAAATTCAACGCATCCTAAAACTATTCTCAGGGAATTCTGCATCGCAACGAGAGGCTTTGAAACTGATCCAGCTACTCACTAAAACCACCAAAGGGGTGCAACCTTGCCTTGCCAAGTATGCGGACATTATCCCAGTGCTGATAAATCTTAGGAGGAAATATAAATCGAGTTGGACACAAGATCTTGAGGAAGAGAGGCTCACAATAATCCTCAATCTGACCATGCACAGGCAAAACAGGGAGATCCTAGCTGGACAGAATGAATTAGCAGgtgctataaaaaaaattgttaagaAGGCTGGCAATCGTGGTAAGCGAACATCATCCTTGGCGAAGGTAGCTTCTATAGTTGCTGTCCTGTCAGAGTTTGACATGTTCAGGAAAAGAATGCTGGATGCTGGTGGAATGAAAATGCTTCGAGGTATGCTCAAGATAAAGGATACTGAAGTGATAACGGAGGCTGCCACTGCGATCCTTGCACTCTACGCAGATGGTGAAGGCGAGCAACCAGCCAGATTTCATGACGTGCCTCAGATGCTGCTGGAATGCCACATGTTCACTGATGGGATCCTGCTTCTTCTTGACCGTCTGCCAAAATCCCCACGTGTTTTCAGAAAAATCTGTGATCAGGCTTTGCAATTGGTGAATATCGTCATGGCTGAAGATGCAAGTGGGCCGGTGACACGTAAGGGCATCCTCTCAGCAATTTCCTTGATCTACGAGATTGTTGAAAGGGATGTGGGTAAGATGAATGCGGTGAAGAACATGGAGGATTTCATCGAGCGGTTGCGTCAGCTATCATCAGATAGATTGCCGATGCAGAAAATGCTCCAGGTGGAGAGAATAATCAGGACTCTGTCAGATGCGTTTCCAGCTCCTACGGTGCGAGGGCGATGCCAAGAACCCAGTGGAAGCCGTCTTCTAGCTTGAATCTTATACTGTTCTTCTGTACAGATCTCAAAAGGCTCGAGATTTTACTTCTGCTCGCTTAACTTTCTGGAGAAGTTTGAATTTGTTGACTGTGCAGCAATGTGATGGATCACACGAACAATTCAAAGCATAGACAGAATAACTTTGTTTCACTTCCTGGTGAGAGATTGTAACAAATGATTGGTGTTAGTAACTGACCGAATTGAATATTATTGTGATTCTGTGTAGTACTCCTGTATGAAGAGAAAAATCTTGTATCAACTGGTGACCATTCGTTTCTTTTCTCGAGTGTTACAATTGGTATATAATCCCTTGTTAATAATTTTGTTTGGAGcaatatttcttatatatagAACATCTTCTATGTGCATCAAACTTGGGAGTCAAATGCAACAGCATAGGACTCGGACAAGAaggtaaattatttattttttttagagagctGTCTATATATCATGTGACAGAAAATCCCACCTCCTATCATTCGAATTTTGAACCATTGGatgtgctttaagattcgtgcagccCCTTAACCCTAACTCCTCCTCCCACCGGTTTCCAGATCAtgccgccaccctcctcctcccgtcccACGCGCGATCCGctaccgccaccaccgccaccgccccaccgcCCGCCTCGCTGGCTGGTCGGAAAaggtcaacggcgccggcgaggccccccGGGCgagcccctccccctcccccttccccttcaCTTTCTCCTCATGGTGCAACGACGAGGTGCCCCCGCTCCGccgtcttccccgtctccggcggctccctaccgccggatccgccaccaccggccgccgcctcctaatCCCACCCTTGAtttgccctcgccgccgacgccggcccaccgtcctcctccatccccgcggcttcggcgccgccgccgccgcctcgccgcccactagagtccaccgcccaccgtcggtcctccgccgcccacggccatccctctaagccccgAGAAaacccccctcttccccctcccccaaccccccTCCTACCCTCACCCCAACCTCAAACCCTAACCCGCCGGAGTTggggtgtcgccggcgccggagaagaaggggagcccgccggagttggaggagagaagccgatgcacgaatcttggcatggatccaatggtCTAAAATCTGTAAGATTTCATCCCTAAATTTCATTCGAATGCCATATAGCAATCCCGGTAAACTATTTCTAGTTCTGTATAAATGTTTGTGTAGAAGAAGATCTAACGAAATTCAAGCCAGGGCAGAGCAGAAGAGGAGGGAAAACGCTAAACATCGGTCGTCCGGGCGGAACCAAAACATCGGACAAACTTGCAAGATGCTGATTCCAGAAATGCTTATAATTAGCCGTCTGATGAAAGTTTAACCACATCATCAGCGTTAGTTGTGCGGCATGGCGTCATGGACCCATGACCATACAGTCTGAAGAAGCAGTCGGCCACTCATTTAAATCCCAAAATTCAATGATTTTGTCTATTCAACTATTCATCCGATCTATAATCTAATTACACGGTTGGATTTATTACGATTatatctttataacaagatctcacttGATAATATTTTGATGGGTTTTTAGTTTGTTGCAGTCTTAAATGTTGCACGTAGTGTTAATTAGATGTTGCAATAAGTATTTCATGGTGTTCACTATGTAATTTGTAAATGTTGCACATGTTGGTGTTTTGAATGTTTcagcaatatttttttatttttcaacaaCTACACCTTGATGATTGATGCATGCTATAACATAGAACTTAATGTTTCGTCTAATTGTTATCATGGTTGCAGACAATAtcttttaaatgttgcattctataaaatatttattaaatgagttgaaacatttttttttgcatgcgatgaaacaattttatataaataatgaaacaattcttttaaatgttgcatctctataaaatatttattaagtgagttgaaacattttttttcatgcgatgaaacaattttatataaatagtgaaacaatggttgactatatatataatttcatCAATGTGATATATTATTCTAACGATTTAATTAAGACAAATATAATATTCTAATTTGATCATGcatcatatatgtatttttaaaagaaaatattgtgtAAAGGTATGTAATGAATAAGTACGTATATATAAGAAAatggggagagaaaaaaaaatagcaatgaTGGTCAAACAACACTGCATGTGAGCAAGAGGCATGCTAGTTGCTATGTGGCAGTGGCTACTTGCCAGCTAGCAGCGCATGCAACACAACAGCAGGGGTAGAGGGGCATGCGGAGCATCGTCTGATATTTCGCAAATTTTCGGACGTCCGACGTGTAGCTCGCTCACATGTTGATGCCGAATCGCTCTGATTAGCCCAATTGCACCAGTGTGGGCTGTGAACTATTATTGTAACGGTTTGAACAtcttatatgtttatatattataaacTAGCAAGGTGTCCCGTGCaaattgcgcggctagtatcattatattttctctgatataataacatatatgttttgtcattatattattaaaatatattacaatgacacataattttaaattttgcaataactttacgaaactactgatgtgtaatatttatattgtattttatatacgtgttagttattaattatttttaatatcaaattttagttatttgtaaatcatatatattcctttatggactctagacttgtcttttaatatatttttttaattttgaatttttattatttctaattgtatttctacgtggactctaaactcatctttcaatattctttaatttttaatttcaatttcagttacttctaaattgtattcctatcttaactttaaactcttcttcccatgtttttcttaattttgaattttagttatttgtaaatcatatttttatacggactctaaacactacttttcattttattatgtttattctgaattttagttagttttaaattcctatatggactctatactctacttctaatatttcttattttttaattccgaatttctatttttttttcttaattgtatttctatatggactctatactctacttctaatattccttatttttaatatcgaatttccattatttcctaattgtatttctatatgaactctatattctacttctaatattccttatttttaattccgaacttaagttatttcctaattgtatttctatatggactctagtctgctcttctaatattctttatttttaattccgaatttcagctatttataaatctttttcttttctccgattaatgtgagaatttctaggtcatGAGAGCAAATGTGGAAGCtcctttttattccgaattttagttagttttaaattcctatat
This region includes:
- the LOC127763256 gene encoding U-box domain-containing protein 73, producing MDPEAEEAQLRLEMELAKKAKADMSGLQRSSSLGLDHAGLYPLPLPPGWRSAPTSPLRTPSSPPPLQFPPAWAADVAGTSGSAAPEDDGPARNAGADEATAGSAPKNEDPARAAGADDGPTRSDYAAMMRMALAKFQDDDAAADDEEAASAVMEQAMTGLMDLTYRKAKPPELPYEFATRWPIPIAHDGTLQAEVMRDPVILPSGYSVDQTYQNNQKRQNPWTNTSTFTDHSLPYSLSVPNHLLRDMISAWCLDHSDLSPSTTSDTPSTPLEPSEEEQIQRILKLFSGNSASQREALKLIQLLTKTTKGVQPCLAKYADIIPVLINLRRKYKSSWTQDLEEERLTIILNLTMHRQNREILAGQNELAGAIKKIVKKAGNRGKRTSSLAKVASIVAVLSEFDMFRKRMLDAGGMKMLRGMLKIKDTEVITEAATAILALYADGEGEQPARFHDVPQMLLECHMFTDGILLLLDRLPKSPRVFRKICDQALQLVNIVMAEDASGPVTRKGILSAISLIYEIVERDVGKMNAVKNMEDFIERLRQLSSDRLPMQKMLQVERIIRTLSDAFPAPTVRGRCQEPSGSRLLA